In Panthera tigris isolate Pti1 chromosome C1, P.tigris_Pti1_mat1.1, whole genome shotgun sequence, the following proteins share a genomic window:
- the TMEM82 gene encoding transmembrane protein 82: MFSLPSLPSWLPGLPSLQWGSSLLDSVLQGLIGASGVSVLNSLLKVYFFVNCANNPERRLEKHRLQPPWALLETVHLAGLALILTVVGARVAALVVLEFSLRAISTLLSLGKGSQGTETLRLHLLCQYALGCGLTCGLSFLQEDAPHRTLNLLLGLWLATLLRTGAKRLCRHIHQLYELHSSQQYCGVCLGLLAGAHALPRLLARALAVAFAVGDLAAVALINRDFLTTSDAVRFWTPLVICYTLLVIYMQEEQRQNPGLQSQVQTVLVRMGGLFVLLLTVGSWLDLLGVLMSLLGELWCLTSVRTLLDLCQIQEFPSQRPSVSAPRQPPPQPSAPGQPQGTAPS; encoded by the exons ATGTTCTCCCTgccatccctgccctcctggctccccggcctcccctccctccagtggGGCTCCAGCCTCCTAGACTCTGTCCTGCAAG gCCTCATCGGGGCCAGCGGAGTCTCCGTCCTGAACAGCCTCCTGAAGGTCTACTTCTTTGTGAACTGTGCCAA CAACCCTGAGCGGCGGCTGGAAAAGCACCGGCTGCAGCCCCCATGGGCCTTGCTGGAGACCGTGCACTTGGCAGGGCTGGCCCTGATCCTGACCGTCGTGGGGGCCCGGGTGGCCGCCCTGGTGGTGCTTGAGTTCTCCCTCCGGGCTATCTCCACACTGCTCTCCCTGGGCAAG ggCTCCCAGGGCACCGAGACGCTGCGGCTGCACCTGCTGTGCCAGTACGCGCTGGGCTGCGGGCTGACCTGCGGCCTGAGCTTCCTGCAGGAGGACGCCCCACACCGCACCCTGAACCTGCTGCTGGGCCTCTGGCTGGCCACGCTGCTCCGCACGGGCGCCAAGCGCCTCTGCCGCCACATCCACCAGCTCTACGAGCTGCACAGCAGCCAGCAGTACTGCGGGGTCTGCCTGGGCCTGCTGGCCGGCGCTCATGCCCTCCCCCGGCTGCTGGCCCGCGCCCTGGCCGTGGCCTTTGCCGTGGGTGACCTGGCAGCCGTGGCCCTTATCAACCGGGACTTCCTGACCACGTCAGACGCCGTGCGTTTCTGGACGCCACTCGTCATCTGCTACACGCTGCTGGTCATCTACATGCAGG AGGAGCAGCGGCAGAACCCCGGCCTGCAGAGCCAGGTCCAGACGGTGCTGGTGCGCATGGGCGGCCTCTTCGTGCTGCTGCTGACCGTGGGCAGCTGGCTGGACCTCCTGGGGGTCCTTATGTCCCTGCTGGGCGAGCTCTGGTGCCTGACGAGCGTCCGTACCCTGCTGGACCTTTGCCAGATACAG gAATTTCCATCCCAGAGGCCTTCAGTGTCAGCTCCAAGgcagcccccgccccagccctcaGCACCTGGCCAGCCCCAGGGGACGGCCCCCTCCTGA